The sequence TGTGCTATTCCGTCCTCAATTGCTTGTTCAGGAATTCCTTTAGTACAACAAATTAGAACAAAGATTGATAAAAGTAGTACTACATATGTAAACCTTTGATTCATAAAAATGAAAAGAACTGTAGTCGTCAAATATACAAATAATACAGATTACCGAAGTTAAAGAATGGATAAAATCCCACTATTCAATATCAATAACTTTATACAAAGGAGAAAACTTCGAACAAAAATGAGCTGGGAAACAGATAGAAAGTGAATGGGATATAGAACAAACAGGTAGACCTATTATAATAGATTGTAGACTATATAGAAGTAAGCATGTCTACTAACTCTTCACTGATTGATAATAACATGTCTATCTTATTACCTGAAAAGCTAAAAGAATTCAGAACTAGTGGATAAATGTAGGAAAATCTATTTTTTGATGAACCTTAGTAGCGATTTCGTGCGTTTCTACACCTTGTAGATTGACACGCTTAAACGATAAATCAATAAATGCTGTTTCACTAATTTCGCCAAAAGCTAGCAACGGTAGAAAAAGTTGTCAAAATTCCTATGATAAGTGCCCTTACTTTTAGTTACATCTTTCAACTTTGTATGTAGTCGGTCTGATTTCCCCTTTCTACCAGAGAAACGAATATAAAACCATCCGTTATAAATTCTGCTACGGTTTCTCCACACTCGCAACAATATCCTTTCTCAAATTCTGCTCTTTCTGAAATACCTACAGAATCCTCCATAACCTGGAGCAGTGATTCACAATAGTTACATTTTACTCTAAAAGTATAGTTCATCCGTAGAAACGAGTTAATTTTTTCACAAGACAAATCAACTCGTTTCTACGGATGGAGTAAAGGGTATTTTCCCGGATATGTCATGGGAAAAACACCCTTTCTTGCTCTCTGTATAACCAAGGCAACACAAATTATCTTCCTAGGTGTATCTACATGACAAATTATATAAAAAAGCCGGATACACCATACACAAACAGGTATCTGGCATTCAATAAATCACTTTTGGTTAGGGTAATGGGATTGATCGTATCCCGACAACAGATTACTGAAAGTTAATCTTCAAGCAATAATTTATTGGTAGTAATTTCTATGTTTGGCAACGGGAAAATGTAATTAGTTTGGGACGGAAGTACCTCAGGCGCACTATTGGAACTGCTTGACTTGGCGGGCAGTGGCAATAGATTTCGCAACAAATCATTTGACCGGAACCCTTCGCCCAATAATTCAATTCTCCTTTCTTTCCAGATTGTCTCAATCAATGCTTCTTTTGATCCTATAGTACTCTCAGGAAAAGTATAAGTGGCATCAGACCGATTACGAACTGCCTTTAACAGGCTAACGGATTTTTCGAGATCTCCTGTATAAGCAGCAGCTTCCGCATAATTAAGCAATACTTCAGCATACCGGATAATCGGAAGATAGTCCAGGAATGGCGAAGGTTTGTTATACTTAGTCAGAAACTGTACACCAGATGCAGTACGTGAAAATGTACGTCTGAGATCTGTCGACTTCCATTCTGTATCTCCCCAAATTCCTTCCGGATTTAGATTATACTCCGAATTGGAATTGAAGACATAGGGAAACGAAGATTGTCCGGTTACATTATCCAGTTCAGTCATTGGTACAGACAAAATAGACTCTGTAGAAGTGTAGTTTGTTGTAAAGATCTCAACAATATTTTGTAGCTGATGTGCAACTCCAGTAGTAGCTGTAAAGGGAGCACTGGCAGATACAATCTTTTGTGCTTCTTCCACTACCTTTTCATAGTTGCCGATATTCAGATACACTCTTGTTTTTAAGGCAATGGCCGTATTCCGGTGAGCACGGGTAGTGTTGAGTAATGATGTTGAATAATTCAATGGAAGATCTGCTTCTGCTTCATCCAGATCCTTGATGATTTGTGCATATACCTCTGCAACTGAACTTCGCTTCAGGTCATTATTCGCATTGGTAGTTTCAGCCAGCAATCGCAAGGGCAGTCCGGGTGTAGAGCCCTGATTTTCATTGTAGGGACGTGCATACAAGGTAACCAGACTGAAGTAACTCAATGCCCGCAAAAACTTAGCCTCCGCTGTGTACTGTTTGGTAAGGGCTTCACTGACTACATCCGGATGTTCTTCCAAACCATGAATGACAATATTAGCATTATTAATTGCCGTATAGGCGGCAGTCCAGAATCCTGCTACAAAGTTGGAACCCGAGTTCAATGTCTGATTCCATGCTTCATAGGCAGTAAAAGTATTGCTGGTACGGTTAATAAATTCATCTCCACGGGCTTCGCTATAAATCAGGTAATTGCCTCCATAGAAGTTTCCGCTTTTTACAGACTTGTAAATACCATTGACTAGTCCAAGTATTCTGTCTGGAGTATCAAAAGCATTGGCTCCGGTGATAGATGTTTGAGAAGCAGGATTGAGTAGTTCTTTTTCATCACAGGCTGTGGTCAATAAGGCAAAGCCGAGACCAGCCAAAACGACAAAGCGACGGATAAAGGTATGGTTATATTGAATTTTCATTGTGACTAAAAGTTAAATTAAAAGCTTACATTCAGACCTAAGGTGAAGGATCTTGCTTGTCCTACGGAGTTCTTTTCTACACCAGGCGTTGTATTGGAATTACCATTAACAGACGATTCCGGATCGGTACCTTTATAGGGAGTAAGCAGAAATAAATTGGAGCCCTGTGCATATACCCGAATACCACTAATACCTGTTTTCGTAAATAACACATCTGGTAAACGATACCCTATTGAGGCATTTTGCAGACGTAGGAAATCTGCTTTTTCTGCGTTGGTAGATACAGGAAACGAAGAGCCACTGGAAGTCTGATCATTATACACCAATCGTGGTATATCTGTAATATCACCTGGTTTTTGCCAGCGTTTCAGAATTTCCGTTGAGTTATTGTAAGCTCTCTGATCAAGCAAGGTAGCTCTGGTACCATTCATGATCAGGTTTCCACCTGAGAAGGTAAAGTTTATACCCAGATCAAAGTTCTTATAGGTAAATGTATTACTTAGACCTCCATACCACTTAGGAAGCGCGTTGCCAATCAGATAATAATCTGCTCCGGTAATAGCGGCTGCTTTAGTCCCATCCAGATAGGTCCACTGACTTTGACCAGGTGCTACTACCTGACTATACTGTACTTTTTCTCCTTTTTTATTGATAAAGATCCTGCGTCCGTTTTCAGGATTCACACCTGCTGTTTTGGCACCATACAAACTACCTACTGAATGCCCTACACGGGTGATGTTTGTGGTTTCATAGGATACGTGGGTAGTACCCACAATGTCTGTATTTCCGTCTGCCAGAGCCGTTACTTCATTGCGCAGATTGGTATAATTCAGAGCAGCATTCCAGGTAAAATCTCCCTTCCGGATGATGGTAGCATTGATACCTACCTCGATTCCCCGGTTGTACATAGATCCGACATTGCTTAGAATAGCCCCGCCTGGTATCCCTTTGGACACAGCCTGTGGCGCACTTAGAATCAATCCGTTTACATTATTATTGAAATAGGTAAGTTCCAGTTGAAGTCGATCATTCCAGAATCCCAGATCCGCACCGATGTTAGTCTGGTCACTGGTTTCCCAGCCCAGGTTCTGATTACCTGCCTGGGAAAGAGCCCAGGTAGGAGCACTTCCATATAATGATCCACTATACAACTCCAGTGCACTAAAGGCATTACTCAGGTTTCCGTTACCTACTCTCCCCCAGCTAGCCCGTAGTTTTACATTACTTAACACAGCGGCAAAAGGAGTATTTTTGTAAAATGCTTCTTCAGACAATGCCCAGCCAGCTGATACCCCACCAAAGTTTCCATACTTCTTACCACTACCTAAAGCAGAATTTCCATCACGTCTTAAATTGACGGTAACAAAATATCTCTTGTTCCAGTCATAAGTCAAACGAGAGAAAAACGACAAATATGCACGTTCGCTGAGATCATTATCAGAAGCAGAGATAGCACCCCAGTTGCCCTGATAATTATCAAAGAAAGCGTCCGATACCTGAGTCCGGGTCGCTCCCCAGGATGAGTTAGTAAATTTTTGCACATCGTATCCAGCCAACACAGATAGTGAATGTTTTCCTCCAAATGTCTCTGCGTAGATCAGCGTATTGGTCCAGTTCCAGTTATCACGTACTGCTGACACATTACTCACGGCCCCTTTACTAGCAAATCCATTGCCCTGTGTAGGGCTATCAAAACTCACGTTTTCAGTACGTAGACGATCTATTGCATAAGAAGTAGTGAAATCCAGGTTTTTCAGCAACTTGGCAGTTGCCCCAAAAGATCCAATGATCCGGTCATTCTCAGAGGTATATCTATTCAGTTCCAGCAACGCAACCGGATTCCCAAAATTACTTACTACCTGGTTGTTGCCCATACCAATTGTATTGAGATTGGTCTTACTGATGTTATATGAACCGTCCGGATTAAATGCAGGTACATTAGGAGGTAGTGCAATAGCCAGACGAGCTACCCCAACCAGAAAGAAATTTGAACTTGGCAAAGATCCGGCATAAGGTGATGCATTATAGGATGTATTATAAGAAACACTTCC comes from Xanthocytophaga agilis and encodes:
- a CDS encoding RagB/SusD family nutrient uptake outer membrane protein; protein product: MKIQYNHTFIRRFVVLAGLGFALLTTACDEKELLNPASQTSITGANAFDTPDRILGLVNGIYKSVKSGNFYGGNYLIYSEARGDEFINRTSNTFTAYEAWNQTLNSGSNFVAGFWTAAYTAINNANIVIHGLEEHPDVVSEALTKQYTAEAKFLRALSYFSLVTLYARPYNENQGSTPGLPLRLLAETTNANNDLKRSSVAEVYAQIIKDLDEAEADLPLNYSTSLLNTTRAHRNTAIALKTRVYLNIGNYEKVVEEAQKIVSASAPFTATTGVAHQLQNIVEIFTTNYTSTESILSVPMTELDNVTGQSSFPYVFNSNSEYNLNPEGIWGDTEWKSTDLRRTFSRTASGVQFLTKYNKPSPFLDYLPIIRYAEVLLNYAEAAAYTGDLEKSVSLLKAVRNRSDATYTFPESTIGSKEALIETIWKERRIELLGEGFRSNDLLRNLLPLPAKSSSSNSAPEVLPSQTNYIFPLPNIEITTNKLLLED
- a CDS encoding TonB-dependent receptor, translated to MKKTYTHIRWLAASDRTRIVVSALGSLLLLTHSAAAKSATLTEKSSIHTSLIYSVLADHTITGSIKDKQTGDPLPGVSVVIKGTTQGTVSDKDGKFSLSVPDNAVLIFSFIGYSAIERNVGTENTLTIELTQDTHQLTEVRVVGYGTQTKAEFTGSAARVTGDAIKDIPVQSFDQALSGRAAGVSIAAPNGVLNNPPVIRVRGVNSISLSSYPLVVVDGIPINTGNVSSSTAVPNNPLGDINPADIESIDVLKDAASTSIYGSRAAAGVLLITTKRGKSGKPRITYEAWGGISNVVRLPKLLNAEQYIAIKNEAVLNAKILGGNENNDKVASALFFENKNEDGSPIDTRWYDYIYRTGVSQNHNVSVSGGTKSTTYYFSANYTNQKGFLEANEFKRKSIRFNIDQEVNSWLKLKGSVSYNTSYNASPYAGSLPSSNFFLVGVARLAIALPPNVPAFNPDGSYNISKTNLNTIGMGNNQVVSNFGNPVALLELNRYTSENDRIIGSFGATAKLLKNLDFTTSYAIDRLRTENVSFDSPTQGNGFASKGAVSNVSAVRDNWNWTNTLIYAETFGGKHSLSVLAGYDVQKFTNSSWGATRTQVSDAFFDNYQGNWGAISASDNDLSERAYLSFFSRLTYDWNKRYFVTVNLRRDGNSALGSGKKYGNFGGVSAGWALSEEAFYKNTPFAAVLSNVKLRASWGRVGNGNLSNAFSALELYSGSLYGSAPTWALSQAGNQNLGWETSDQTNIGADLGFWNDRLQLELTYFNNNVNGLILSAPQAVSKGIPGGAILSNVGSMYNRGIEVGINATIIRKGDFTWNAALNYTNLRNEVTALADGNTDIVGTTHVSYETTNITRVGHSVGSLYGAKTAGVNPENGRRIFINKKGEKVQYSQVVAPGQSQWTYLDGTKAAAITGADYYLIGNALPKWYGGLSNTFTYKNFDLGINFTFSGGNLIMNGTRATLLDQRAYNNSTEILKRWQKPGDITDIPRLVYNDQTSSGSSFPVSTNAEKADFLRLQNASIGYRLPDVLFTKTGISGIRVYAQGSNLFLLTPYKGTDPESSVNGNSNTTPGVEKNSVGQARSFTLGLNVSF